In one window of Leptidea sinapis chromosome 9, ilLepSina1.1, whole genome shotgun sequence DNA:
- the LOC126966262 gene encoding histidine protein methyltransferase 1 homolog isoform X1 yields the protein MASFKFNFNTPEKDPQLHEKDPIKWIEAVKIEIKDQAKNIDDIAKHAKMFACGEVNIGHVITSVLQVKAENRTENVLELAEKEHSDLVPGKYEGGLKIWECTYDLIEYLEQEQIQFENLNVLDLGCGVGILGIYALLKGGVVTFQDYNKEIIENVTIFNVLLNIEDNSQGDKITDIEKCEFYSGDWESFNNILHNDLKYDVILTSETIYNTNNYDKLIKLFNQRLKKPGTVYVAAKNHYFGVGGGTKEFKKAIEESGKLKADIVWEKSSGIRREVIKIKQL from the exons ATGGCTTCTttcaagtttaattttaatacaccTGAAAAGGACCCTCAACTTCATG aaaaagaCCCAATAAAATGGATTGAAGCAGTCAAAATAGAAATCAAAGATCAAGCAAAGAATATAGATGACATAGCAAAACATGCCAAAATGTTTGCATGTGGAGAGGTTAATATAGGGCATGTAATTACCAGTGTACTGCAAGTAAAAGCAGAAAATAGGACTGAAAATGTTCTAGAACTCGCTGAAAAGGAACATAGTGATCTTGTACCTGGAAAATATGAAG GGGGTCTGAAAATATGGGAGTGTACATATGATCTAATAGAATATCTGGAGCAAGAGCAAATccaatttgaaaatttaaatgtattggaTTTAGGTTGTGGTGTTGGCATTCTTGGAATTTATGCTTTACTTAAAGGTGGAGTTGTAACATTTCAGGATTAT AACAAGGAGATCATAGAAAATGTAACAATATTCAATGTTCTGCTTAATATAGAAGATAACTCACAAGGAGATAAGATAACTGACATAGAAAAGTGTGAATTTTATTCTGGTGATTGGGAATCTTTTAACAACATATTACACaatgatttgaaatatgatgTAATACTGACATCGGAAACTATTTATAACACAAACAATTATGATAAACTTATCAAACTATTTAATCAGAGATTAAAGAAGCCAGGCACAGTTTATGTAGCAgcaaaaaatcattattttggtGTTGGTGGGGGAACTAAAGAATTTAAAAAGGCTATTGAAGAATCAGGAAAATTAAAAGCAGATATAGTTTGGGAAAAATCTAGTGGAATTAGAAGagaagttataaaaataaaacaattataa
- the LOC126966268 gene encoding proteasome activator complex subunit 3 isoform X1 encodes MELKYDNDDVVQDYKDSLKQKAEHLIIKGFPEKIVKLNELLETPHFQNRELVDVHQDLNIPKPPPAQSSNEPNAKRPRVDSSEVSSNSSIDGTRVYALPNGTVPCNKPLCDLIHIVKPYIRELIEDSNLLKMWISFMIPKIEDGNNFGVSIQEDTLAEVQSVESEAAAFFDQISRYFISRAKIVSKVAKYPHIDDYRRAVQELDEKEYISLWLVMCEIRNRYCSLHDIVIKNLEKIKKPRSSNAESLY; translated from the exons atggaGCTTAAATACGATAATGATGACGTG gTCCAGGATTATAAAGACTCCCTTAAGCAAAAAGCGGAGCACCTTATTATTAAAGGCTTTCCAGAAAAAATTGTAAAGCTAAATGAACTTCTAGAAACACCACATTTTCAAAACAGAGAATTAGTTGATGTTCACCAG GACCTAAACATTCCAAAACCACCTCCAGCCCAATCATCTAATGAACCAAACGCAAAACGTCCTAGAGTAGATTCATCTGAAGTCTCTAGCAATTCTTCTATAGATGGTACCAGGGTATATGCATTGCCAAATGGAACTGTACCATGTAATAAACCACTTTGTGATCTCATACATATTGTGAAACCATACATCAGAGAACTTATTGAGGATTCCAATttg CTGAAAATGTGGATTTCATTTATGATTCCAAAAATTGAAGACGGAAACAACTTTGGTGTATCCATACAAGAGGACACATTAGCTGAGGTTCAATCTGTAGAGTCAGAAGCAGCTGCATTCTTTGATCAAATCTCGCGATATTTTATATCGAGAGCAAAGATTGTATCAAAAGTGGCTAAATATCCACATATTGATGATTACAGGAGAGCTGTACaa GAGTTGGACGAGAAGGAATACATCTCATTGTGGCTAGTGATGTGTGAGATCCGCAACCGCTACTGCTCGCTGCACGATATCGTCATCAAGAATCTggagaaaataaaaaagccGCGCTCTTCTAACGCAGAATCGTTATATTAG
- the LOC126966264 gene encoding pyridoxine/pyridoxamine 5'-phosphate oxidase-like, producing MGTKYNLCVRICQKSVFKKRTMSIDIGGMRIKYKDKNETFLEKHLVSKEPFGQFKSWFEEACSRKEILEPNAMCLATASKDGIPSARFVLCKGYGEEGFKFFTNYDSRKAKEMNENPNVAATFYWEVLNRSIRIEGKVEKLSEEESTKYFHTRPVPSQIAACASYQSTPIESRDVLCERESVLEAEYMIPDKEVPKPSYWGGYIIRPKAVEFWQGQRDRLHDRIKFRKLKEGELPDGKILHEGENGWVYERLSP from the exons ATGGGAACTAAGTATAACTTATGCGTGCGAATTTGTcaaaaaagtgtttttaaaaaaagaacaatgaGTATTGATATTGGAG gCATGAGAATAAAATATAAGGATAAGAACGAAACATTCCTTGAAAAGCACTTGGTATCCAAAGAACCTTTTGGGCAGTTCAAAAGTTGGTTTGAAGAAGCATGTTCAAGGAAAGAAATTTTGGAGCCAAATGCTATGTGTCTTGCAACTGCATCAAA AGATGGCATCCCATCAGCAAgatttgttttatgtaaagGATATGGTGAGGAGGGCTTCAAATTCTTCACTAATTACGATAGCAGGAAAGCAAAAGAAATG AATGAAAATCCAAATGTAGCTGCAACTTTTTACTGGGAGGTGTTAAATAGATCAATAAGAATTGAGGGCAAGGTTGAAAAGTTGTCTGAAGAAGAATCCACCAAATATTTCCACACTAGACCAGTTCCAAGCCAGATTGCTGCATGTGCGAGCTACCAAAGTACTCCCATTGAATCTAGAGATGTCTTATGTGAGAGAGAAAGCGTCTTGGAGGCAGAATATATGATTCCTGACAAAGAAGTACCAAAACCATCCTATTG GGGTGGATATATCATTCGTCCTAAGGCAGTAGAATTTTGGCAAGGTCAGAGGGATCGACTGCATGATCGTATAAAGTTTAGAAAGCTAAAAGAAGGTGAATTACCTGATGGTAAGATCCTACATGAGGGAGAAAATGGATGGGTATATGAGCGCCTTTCaccttaa
- the LOC126966266 gene encoding signal recognition particle receptor subunit beta, which yields MDPESEVTKEKIHTEPILNDPRYVTLLSVVILLFTLGFWWCISSRRHLRNSVLLTGLSEAGKTLLFVQLVYSQYRQTFTSMIANVEDYITPKSTLRLVDLPGQERLRNKYFDQYKNNAKAIVYVIDSVTIQKEIRDVAEYLYTILVDPVIQSNCPALLVLCNKQDQPTAKGSLVIKSLLEKELNLVRITKSSQLESVDSTQTSNASIGKIGKDFEFSHLNCKVEFIECSANTGDDDNPTDLKSLQQWISKV from the exons ATGGATCCAGAATCCGAAGTTACGAAAGAGAAGATTCACACAGAGCCAATATTAAACGATCCCCGGTATGTAACCCTACTAAGCGTGGTCATTCTTCTATTTACCCTTg GGTTCTGGTGGTGTATATCAAGTCGTCGGCACTTACGAAACTCCGTCCTTTTAACTGGTCTCTCAGAAGCTGGAAAAACACTTCTATTTGTTCAACTTGTATACTCTCAGTATAGACAGACATTTACGTCTATGATTGCAAATGTTGAAGACTATATTACACCAAAA AGCACATTGAGACTTGTAGATCTCCCTGGTCAAGAGAGACTTCGCAACAAGTATTTTGatcagtataaaaataatgctaAGGCAATCGTTTATGTTATTGATTCTGTGACCATTCAAAAAGAAATAAGGGATGTGGCAGA ATACCTGTACACAATATTGGTTGATCCGGTAATTCAAAGTAATTGTCCAGCTTTATTAGTGCTTTGTAACAAGCAAGACCAACCAACGGCAAAAGGCAGCCTAGTTATAAAAAGTTTGCTTGAGAAGGAACT aaattTAGTACGAATAACAAAATCAAGCCAACTGGAATCAGTTGATTCTACACAGACTTCTAACGCAAGCATTGGCAAAATAGGAAAAGATTTTGAATTCTCACATTTGAATTGTAAAGTTGAATTTATAGAATGTTCCGCTAATACTGGAGATGATGATAACCCGACTGATTTGAAGTCATTACAACAATGGATCTCAAAAGTGTAA
- the LOC126966268 gene encoding proteasome activator complex subunit 3 isoform X3, which yields MMTTVQDYKDSLKQKAEHLIIKGFPEKIVKLNELLETPHFQNRELVDVHQDLNIPKPPPAQSSNEPNAKRPRVDSSEVSSNSSIDGTRVYALPNGTVPCNKPLCDLIHIVKPYIRELIEDSNLLKMWISFMIPKIEDGNNFGVSIQEDTLAEVQSVESEAAAFFDQISRYFISRAKIVSKVAKYPHIDDYRRAVQELDEKEYISLWLVMCEIRNRYCSLHDIVIKNLEKIKKPRSSNAESLY from the exons ATGATGACGACG gTCCAGGATTATAAAGACTCCCTTAAGCAAAAAGCGGAGCACCTTATTATTAAAGGCTTTCCAGAAAAAATTGTAAAGCTAAATGAACTTCTAGAAACACCACATTTTCAAAACAGAGAATTAGTTGATGTTCACCAG GACCTAAACATTCCAAAACCACCTCCAGCCCAATCATCTAATGAACCAAACGCAAAACGTCCTAGAGTAGATTCATCTGAAGTCTCTAGCAATTCTTCTATAGATGGTACCAGGGTATATGCATTGCCAAATGGAACTGTACCATGTAATAAACCACTTTGTGATCTCATACATATTGTGAAACCATACATCAGAGAACTTATTGAGGATTCCAATttg CTGAAAATGTGGATTTCATTTATGATTCCAAAAATTGAAGACGGAAACAACTTTGGTGTATCCATACAAGAGGACACATTAGCTGAGGTTCAATCTGTAGAGTCAGAAGCAGCTGCATTCTTTGATCAAATCTCGCGATATTTTATATCGAGAGCAAAGATTGTATCAAAAGTGGCTAAATATCCACATATTGATGATTACAGGAGAGCTGTACaa GAGTTGGACGAGAAGGAATACATCTCATTGTGGCTAGTGATGTGTGAGATCCGCAACCGCTACTGCTCGCTGCACGATATCGTCATCAAGAATCTggagaaaataaaaaagccGCGCTCTTCTAACGCAGAATCGTTATATTAG
- the LOC126966262 gene encoding uncharacterized protein LOC126966262 isoform X2, which translates to MASFKFNFNTPEKDPQLHEKDPIKWIEAVKIEIKDQAKNIDDIAKHAKMFACGEVNIGHVITSVLQVKAENRTENVLELAEKEHSDLVPGKYEEQGDHRKCNNIQCSA; encoded by the exons ATGGCTTCTttcaagtttaattttaatacaccTGAAAAGGACCCTCAACTTCATG aaaaagaCCCAATAAAATGGATTGAAGCAGTCAAAATAGAAATCAAAGATCAAGCAAAGAATATAGATGACATAGCAAAACATGCCAAAATGTTTGCATGTGGAGAGGTTAATATAGGGCATGTAATTACCAGTGTACTGCAAGTAAAAGCAGAAAATAGGACTGAAAATGTTCTAGAACTCGCTGAAAAGGAACATAGTGATCTTGTACCTGGAAAATATGAAG AACAAGGAGATCATAGAAAATGTAACAATATTCAATGTTCTGCTTAA
- the LOC126966238 gene encoding uncharacterized protein LOC126966238 encodes MDYGTLLLVPGNKAGLDKLDKLQAKCLRIILGAMKSSPINAMQVECVEPPLSLRRQFLANKLFFKFAEFRDHPLLHKLDQLVGLYNNNQISQDKRSCLAHSYLLYSQLPNPFFQLSKLPLFSMPFNALTFQPLIILDLGINKFTIEANKTFSHVMHSDFQNWHKIFTDASKIHMSPVGVAVWIPSTRIVLSYSCPTVTSVFTGEAIAILEAILFIKSHGLNNSIILSDSKSCLQSILSNPFRSKSRFPIILKIRENLKECYDLNINIVLAWIPGHAGIIGNENADACARSAAHTGSQQHSQIFSHDLCSTLKINMFERWSNIWQVSKTAKGVFYGDIQPVIPLKPWFSKFRFPNKSIISTVCRLRLNHSCTPVFLAKLRIRDHSLCECGLDEGNVDHLFFNCPLMKSSLYNFIPPEIPRPTSMKCLLTFVFTPFVNTLCIIRK; translated from the exons ATGGATTATGGCACGTTACTTTTGGTTCCAGGCAATAAGGCAGGTTTAGATAAGTTAGACAAATTACAGGCAAAATGTTTGCGCATTATATTAGGAGCTATGAAATCTAGTCCTATTAATGCTATGCAGGTCGAGTGTGTAGAACCTCCCCTCTCGCTTCGTCGACAGTTCCTCgctaataaactgttttttaaatttgcggAATTCCGGGATCACCCTTTGCTGCATAAATTAGATCAATTAGTTGGCCTATACAACAATAACCAAATTTCTCAAGATAAGAGATCATGTCTTGCCCATAGTTACCTATTGTACTCTCAACTCCCTAACCCCTTTTTTCAACTTTCGAAATTACCGCTATTCTCAATGCCTTTCAATGCACTCACCTTCCAACccttaataattttagatctGGGCATTAATAAGTTCACCATAGAAGCTAACAAAACATTTTCTCATGTTATGCATTCAGATTTCCAAAATTGGCATAAGATTTTCACTGATGCTTCTAAAATACACATGAGCCCAGTTGGTGTTGCAGTATGGATCCCCTCCACaagaattgtattaagttatagcTGCCCAACTGTCACTTCGGTATTCACAGGGGAAGCAATTGCTATACttgaagctattttatttattaagtcccaTGGCCTaaacaattctattatattatcagaCTCCAAAAGCTGCCTTCAATCCATCCTCTCAAATCCATTTCGCTCAAAAAGTAGGTTTCCAATTATACTTAAGATAAGAGAAAActtgaaagagtgctatgatCTCAACATCAACATAGTTCTAGCATGGATACCAGGCCATGCAGGTATAATCGGCAATGAAAATGCTGATGCTTGTGCCAGGTCAGCTGCTCATACAGGTTCCCAACAACATTCTCAAATCTTCTCTCATGACTTGTGCTccactttgaaaataaatatgtttgagaGGTGGTCAAACATCTGGCAGGTTTCCAAAACTGCTAAAGGCGTCTTTTATGGTGATATACAACCTGTAATCCCTTTAAAACCGTGGTTTTCGAAATTTAGATTccccaataaatcaataatatcaacagtttgccggttacgcttaaaccactcttgcactccagtattcctagccaaattaagaattagagaccattctctatgtgaatgtggacttgatgagggaaatgtagaccatttattctttaattgccctttaatgaagtcttccttgtacaactttatacctcctgaaatcccccgccccacctccatgaaatgcctcctcacctttgttttcactccttttgtaaatactttat gtataataagaaaataa
- the LOC126966268 gene encoding proteasome activator complex subunit 3 isoform X2: MTDVAKKVQDYKDSLKQKAEHLIIKGFPEKIVKLNELLETPHFQNRELVDVHQDLNIPKPPPAQSSNEPNAKRPRVDSSEVSSNSSIDGTRVYALPNGTVPCNKPLCDLIHIVKPYIRELIEDSNLLKMWISFMIPKIEDGNNFGVSIQEDTLAEVQSVESEAAAFFDQISRYFISRAKIVSKVAKYPHIDDYRRAVQELDEKEYISLWLVMCEIRNRYCSLHDIVIKNLEKIKKPRSSNAESLY, encoded by the exons ATGACAGACGTAGCGAAAAAG gTCCAGGATTATAAAGACTCCCTTAAGCAAAAAGCGGAGCACCTTATTATTAAAGGCTTTCCAGAAAAAATTGTAAAGCTAAATGAACTTCTAGAAACACCACATTTTCAAAACAGAGAATTAGTTGATGTTCACCAG GACCTAAACATTCCAAAACCACCTCCAGCCCAATCATCTAATGAACCAAACGCAAAACGTCCTAGAGTAGATTCATCTGAAGTCTCTAGCAATTCTTCTATAGATGGTACCAGGGTATATGCATTGCCAAATGGAACTGTACCATGTAATAAACCACTTTGTGATCTCATACATATTGTGAAACCATACATCAGAGAACTTATTGAGGATTCCAATttg CTGAAAATGTGGATTTCATTTATGATTCCAAAAATTGAAGACGGAAACAACTTTGGTGTATCCATACAAGAGGACACATTAGCTGAGGTTCAATCTGTAGAGTCAGAAGCAGCTGCATTCTTTGATCAAATCTCGCGATATTTTATATCGAGAGCAAAGATTGTATCAAAAGTGGCTAAATATCCACATATTGATGATTACAGGAGAGCTGTACaa GAGTTGGACGAGAAGGAATACATCTCATTGTGGCTAGTGATGTGTGAGATCCGCAACCGCTACTGCTCGCTGCACGATATCGTCATCAAGAATCTggagaaaataaaaaagccGCGCTCTTCTAACGCAGAATCGTTATATTAG